The window CGATCCTCAAGGCGTCGAAGGGCGTCACCACGATCGAGGAGATCCTGCGCGTGACGAAGAACGAGGAAATCTGACGTGCCCTGGTACGTCTATTCAGGCATCGACTCGAAGGGGCATTCCGTCTCCGGCGAAGAGTTCGGCGACAATCAGACCGAGGTGATGAACCGCCTCATGGCGGGCGGCGTCTCGGTGCTCGAGATTCGGGCCAAGAAGGGCGCGAGCGTTTTCGAGGCAATCGGAAACAAGTTCCAGTGGGTGTCGGCGCACGAACTGAAATTCCTGTACGTGAACCTCGCCACTCTGATCGAAGCCGGCTGCACCCTTCGCGCCAGCCTCGCCTCGCTGGGCGACCAGTCGGACAATCCCCTCCTGAAGAAGGCGCTGACCGACATCAACGCCGCGATCGCCAGCGGCAAATCCTTCTCCGAGTCGCTCCAGGCCCACCCCAACGTCTTCAGTCCCCTGTTCGTCAGCCTCGTCAAGGCCGGCGAGGAAGGCGGCATGCTCGACCAGATCCTGCTGCGCTACGCCGCCTTCACCGAAAACCAGGAGGCCATCAAGGGCCGCATCCGGGGCGCCCTCATCCTGCCGGCCATCATGATCCTCGTGGCCGTCGGCGTCGTCATCGGCCTGCTGACCTACGTGTTCCCGACGTTCATGCAGCTGTTCAAGGGCCGCGAGAACATGCTTCCCCTCCCCACCCAGGTCGTCATGGCCGTCTCGGATTTCCTCCGGTACCAGTATCTCGCCATCATCGGCCTGGCGATTTTCGGGACCATCGGCCTGTGGCTCTTCCTCAAGTGGGAAAAGGGCT is drawn from Candidatus Ozemobacteraceae bacterium and contains these coding sequences:
- a CDS encoding type II secretion system F family protein, which gives rise to MPWYVYSGIDSKGHSVSGEEFGDNQTEVMNRLMAGGVSVLEIRAKKGASVFEAIGNKFQWVSAHELKFLYVNLATLIEAGCTLRASLASLGDQSDNPLLKKALTDINAAIASGKSFSESLQAHPNVFSPLFVSLVKAGEEGGMLDQILLRYAAFTENQEAIKGRIRGALILPAIMILVAVGVVIGLLTYVFPTFMQLFKGRENMLPLPTQVVMAVSDFLRYQYLAIIGLAIFGTIGLWLFLKWEKGWRAFSWLQLRVPLFGTLFRKAYVARFAHTLGSLVKGGVPALRALRITSETIPNTEVKDVIASIQESVERGGTFSAPMQRHKHLFPTMVTLMISVGESTGKIDHMLDKVGEYYDQEVSEAISAILTAIEPILTVVMGTIVLTIAASMFLPLFNISKVLR